The following is a genomic window from Flavobacteriales bacterium.
CCCGACCCGTTGGGACCAGCGAACACGCGCAGGCGGGGCTGCCACTCCATGGCCCGGTCAGGGCAATCGAAGCCGCTGCAACCTCTTTACACGGCGCCACACGCTCCCATCCTTGCGCACACGCACCAACCAGCCGTCCTTCTCCACCAGAATGGTCTTGCGCTTGGCGAACGCCCGCTCGGCCGCACGCCGGGTGGCCGTCTTGAAGGCCTTGTTCATGGCCTTGCCTTCTTCGCTCAGCTCGTGGGTGAACAGGAACTCCACGGTCATGGTCCAAATGTAGTGCGGATGCCATTGCCTCGCGCGAGCGTCCACGCTCGTGCGTCGGCCCCTCGTCAGGCGTTCAAGGGCACGAGCGTGGACGCTCGCGCCAGAGGGGGGGGGCGTGGCCCAGGTGGGTGGGGTGAAGGTGAGCCTGGGCCACTTCGAACTGCAGGCCCCATGCCTTCGGCAGGCCGATCACGTTGTCGGGAGCCCCTGGTCCGATCCGGGACATGGACGCTGCTATGGGTTAGGTTTGGACCAGGATGTCCGCGCGTTTCCAGATCCTCCCCACCCTGTTGCTGGAGCCCTACCAGCAGGCCGTGGCGGCATATCCCCTGGAACGTTACCTCACCTTGCAGGACAGCGAACTGTCCTTGGAGGCCTTCAGCTTCTACACCTCGGTCTCGGCCGTGTTCTCCAGCAAGATCGAGGGCGAAGAGATCGACCTGGACAGCTACGTCAAGCACAAGCGCTTCGGCATTCCCTTCCGGCCGGACCACACCCAGAAGGTGGACGACCTCTACGCCGCCTACCAATACGCCCAGGCCAACCCCTTCGAACGCGACACCCTGCTGGAGGCCCACCGCATGCTTACCAGCCACATCCTGCCCGCAGGCCGGGGCGGCAGGGTGCGCACCAGCACCATGGTTGTGACCACGCCGGATGGCCGCATCGAGTACGTGGCCACGCCCCCCCATGCGGTGCAGGCCGAACTGGACAAATTCTTCGCGGACCTGTCGCAGCTGCACACCATGGACCTGTCCCCGGCGCAGGTGTTCCACTACGCGGCCCTGTTGCACCTGGTGTTCGTGAAGATCCACCCCTTCGACGATGGCAACGGGCGCTGCGCACGCCTGCTGGAAAAGTGGTTCCTCGTACAAAAGCTCGGCGAAAAGGCCTGGCTCATCCCCAGCGAGCGCCACTACTACCAGCACCACCAACAGTACTACCGGAACATCCGGGCACTGGGGCTGGAGTACGACTCCCTGGACTACGCACAGGCCCTGCCCTTCCTGCTCATGCTCCCCGCTGCACTGGCGCAACCCACGCCTGGGGGCTGAGGAGGGCAAGGATCAGTACCTGGCGTGGCCACCCCGAACGGGCGAGCGCCAGTGGGAGAGGGAAAGGACGAACGGCGGTGAACGGCATGAGCGTGGACGCTCGCGCCAGAGGGGGGGTGGGATGATCAGCGTTTGGTGAAGCGGACCATCCGCACGCCCGGAAAGGCGGTCAAGGACTCCGCTCCTTCACCGTTCCTACTCCCCGCGTAGCTTCATGATCCGCGAGGCGATGGCCGAAGGCTGCCGTTGAAGCACATCACTGATGGCCAGCCGGGCCATGCCTTTATCCAGCATCTCCAGCACCAGTGCGTCCTCAGCGGCTGTCCAGCGCAGATAGGCGCGCGGATGCTTCCGGCGCACTTTGTCCATCGTGCTGAGTTCAGCGCCTCCAGCCTCGAGTGTTGTGATTATCGCCTGCGCCCGCTGCGCCCATTGCGTGCGCGTGGCCTCCATGCTCCTGTCGGGGATCAGTCCGCGCTTCCGTGCACATGGCCCCATAAGCCTCGACATCCTCCGCAGCGCTCAGCAGGACACCCATCTCCCGGTTGTGCCGCTCCGATCCCCCGAGCAGGTTCAGGCTGGTGATGACGCCCTCCCGTTCGTTGAAGTAGCACTTGGCATGCAGCTCCTTCAGGAAGTAAAGCCGCATGTTCGGCAGTTCGCGCAGGTCGCGGAACACGCCCTGGTCCATGGGCTTCTTGCCGAACAGGATGGTGATCTCCACCCCCCTCTCCGCGGCATCCTGCAGGCGCTGCAGGTGTACGATCCGGGGGAAGACGAAAGCGCTGATGAGCGTGAGCGCTCCGTGTGCATCACGGATCACCCGCTCGATGGCGGCGCTTCTGTCGGTGGCGGTGAGGAAGCGGGCCATGGATCACGGTCGAACGCGATCATCACTTCAGTTCCACCGGACGCACATTGTGATCTTCCATGTACCGCTCCACCTCCTTCACCTCGACGCTGGGCACCACGGTGTATCGACTTTGTGCCCGGAACGCCTTCCAGGTGGCGTGTTGCTTGGGATGCGTGCCAGCGTGCGGTTCATCTCCCACCACATAGGCCTTGCCGAGGCGCTTGCCCTCGCTGATGGCGCGTTGCACATCGTTCAGTTCATACAACTGGTTCTCCAAATGGTAGTTCGGCCGCATGAAGTCCACCACCTCGCCGATGACGTCCAGGTCGTTGCGGCCATGGAAGCCGATGGTGACCGAGGGCATGAGCAAACCAGGCAACTGCGCCTGGGTAAGCGTTACCTCCCATGAAAGCCGATGCGCCGTGCGGGTCCGCAGCCCATCGCGCACATCATCAATGTCCGAGGTCGCAGGTATATTGCCCATCTCCTGGTCATCCACCAGCAGTTTGAAGAGCGCAGCGAACCGAGTTTCATCAGCCTCCACATCAATGCGCGTGACCGGACCGAACGTGAGCAGGTTGCGGCTGTACTTGCTCAAATACTCGAAGTAGGGCTCCTGCAACAATTGCCCGGCGAGCTCTCCGGAGTCCACTTGGCTGAAAAGGCCCGTGCTCAGCTTCGCATCAGCGGTGGTCTCACGAGCGAGGGCTTTAAGGTTCATCACCAGCATGCGGTGGGCATCGCGTCCCAGCAGGTCGCGCACAACGCCCACCCTGTTCCGGCTCCACGCAAAATGAGGCCGTTCGGCACCGCGCATGAAAAGCCCTACCGCGAGCTTATCGCCGGCCACGGGGTTGATCCCGGCGTAGATGATGGAATAGAAGCTGCTCATGAGTTCAGCGCCGAAGCCCGGCGCAGGCATTGGTTCAGCATTGGGCCAACAAGGCGTGGAAATGGTCGAGTACGGCGGAAAAGTGCTGCGGATCGAAGAGCCGATCCTGCAGCCGCTGGCGCAAGTTGGCTACATCGATGCCCCAATCGGCCGGGAGACGGGAAAGGACCTCATCGGTGCGCTGTTCGCAATTGTGCATCCAAAGGTAGGCATCCTGCACCGCATGGGCTACCAGGTTGCCATCCCTGCTGAAGCTTGCACCCAGCAAGGCAGGAAGGACGGAGTGGGCCAACAGGCTGTCCTCCATGGTCAGTAATGGCAGGGGTTTCTCCAGCACGTTGGTGCCGAAGATGGCCTCGTGGTCCATCACCCGGAAGGTGGATCCTTCGGGGTCTGCCGTCACCAGGATGTTCGGGTTGTTCTGTGTACGATCCTCGTTAGCCAGCCAGATGTCGAAGAGGGCGATCCGCAGCAGATCCTCCTTGTTGGCATAGTGCCGCCGTTCGTAGGCATTGGCGGTGCGCAGAAACCGGTTCAGCTCTACTGAGTCCCTGCGAAAGACCGTGGCCCAGCAGGTGGTCTTGAAATAGCCCGGCTGCCGGTCGCCGGCCACAAAGCGACCCACATGGTCAGGATCCACGTCCATAAGTGCTGCCTCCAGCACGGGAAGACCCCAGATCCGTGCGTAATGGTGCGCCAAGAGCTCGTTCACCAAGCGAGAGCATACCCGGTGCCCCCCGCCATGCTTCGCCACGTAAGCACGCAGGTCATCCCCCACCACCAGTATCGGGCGCATACCGGTCTCCCAAGCACCTTGGGCCTCGGTTATGCTATGGCGCAGGGGAAGTGGTTCCATGAGCATCCATGACTTCACACATCCATTCATCCAAAAGGCCAAAGTAGTAGGCTTTGGCTGCTTCGATAAGGCTGATCAACGGCCGGTCACTAGTGATGGTGTACTTCATGAAGAACCCCGGCTTTCCCTGCTTGGAGGCATGCAATGATGGTTCGCATGCTATCCCTGCTTCCTTCCGTAATAGGGACTCAAAACCATCCTGTCTTGCATTCATGTGGAAACTCCCCTCGCCGTTATAGGCGTAGTGTGCAAACTGATTGCGAAGGGTGAGGTAGAACTCAAGCCGTCCCTTCAGCGGGTCGAGTTTGGACGCGGTCTCTCGGGATAGGAATTGGGGTAGGACGCGAAGTGCGCCACCCGTATCGTCGGCATAGCTCACATCCTTCCCAATGATCCTCCCATAGACATCGAGAGACAGCAACGCCCATTGATCGAACTGGGCGAACACATGAATGAACGCATAGCGCACCATATGGCCCATATACGACCGGATGGCATGCAGCTCGGCGATATGTTCATCGGTAGACTCGTGACCCGGATCGGCAATTGCCTGCATTCGTTGATGGGCAGGTATCATTCCGACACTGAGCACCGACAAGAAGTGCTGCAGTTCTGCTTCGAATTGCACCTTCCCGGTCGCAACATGGGTTCTGAAGAACGAGACCCGGTCTTCAATGTCCATCGGCCTGTAATAGATGGCTTGCCTTGGCCGCTTTGAACCCTTCATACCACCCCCACCTTATCCACCTCCTCCATACACCTCCCCGTCTCCGTCAGCGCCACGATCATCCGCTGGTAATGGCGTAGGTCATCCGTTGACAGCACGCGCCCCACCCGGTCCTTCAGCCACTTCTGCGCGGGTTGATAGCCACCGATGTAGAAGTTCCAGGCCACCTCGGGCACGTCGGCGAAGTACTGGTCGTCGTTGATCCAAACCTTGCCCAGGCCCTTTGCCGGTGGACTCATAGCCGGGGCTCTTCGCCGTCATCTTGCGGGTAATGGTGTTGTCGCCCGGTGCGGGGAACTTGGTGATGAACTGCTCCACGGCGGGGTCCTCAAGCAGGTGCAAGCGGCGCAGGCGCGCACCCAGTTGCACCAGCGCGCGGAACTTCTTTGCATCGGTAGGATACGGGATGCGCGGGAAGTCGCTCTTCAGGAACTCCTTGTACTTCTCCCGGTAGGCTGGGCTATGCAGCACCGCGTAGCAGTAGTCCAGAACATCCAAGGGCGTTAAGTCCTTTGCCTTGCCATGCGCCCACAGGTCGTTGGCATCGAAGCGATAGGTGAGCCCCGCGCCCTTGGCCAGCTGCTCCACCAGCTTGGCATCCAGGTTAGGATGAACCTCTTGTACCAATGCACTTGTTTGATTGGTCGTATCGGGAAAACGATATAGTGGGAACAAAAATCCTGAGCCGAATTTTCCCGCCGTCCCAGTCAAGTTGAAATCTGTCATTGCCTTAGTAGCCAAGACATAACGCCATTCATCAGCACATTGAGCTCCAACCGCAAGACCAATGTTCTGGTTGCCGAGAAACTGACGCATGGTGTTCTGCCGCATTCTGAAGACAAGGTTGTCTTGGTAATAGATGTACCTCATTTCAAATGGGCGATAGTAGATCTGCGTGA
Proteins encoded in this region:
- a CDS encoding Fic family protein, producing the protein MSARFQILPTLLLEPYQQAVAAYPLERYLTLQDSELSLEAFSFYTSVSAVFSSKIEGEEIDLDSYVKHKRFGIPFRPDHTQKVDDLYAAYQYAQANPFERDTLLEAHRMLTSHILPAGRGGRVRTSTMVVTTPDGRIEYVATPPHAVQAELDKFFADLSQLHTMDLSPAQVFHYAALLHLVFVKIHPFDDGNGRCARLLEKWFLVQKLGEKAWLIPSERHYYQHHQQYYRNIRALGLEYDSLDYAQALPFLLMLPAALAQPTPGG